Sequence from the Gloeomargarita sp. SKYB120 genome:
GAACGGTGACCGTCCTTTCCCTGCCCCGCGATACCCAAGTGCTGATTAAAAATGACCCCTACAGCAAGTTGAACGAAGCCAACGCCAAAGGAGGGCCGGCGCTAGCCGCCGAAACCGTCAGCGGCCTGTTGGGAGGAGTGGTCATTGACCGCTACGTGCGGGTCAACCCTATGGCGATTGAAGCGCTGGTGGATGCCGTGGGGGGCATTACCATTAATGTCCCCAAAGATATGAAATATCAAGACGACAGTCAGCACCTGTACATCCATCTCAAGGCGGGACCTCAGAAACTGAACGGCAAGCAGGCGCTGCATTTTCTTCTGTATCGCCAGGACGGGCTAGGGGATATTGGCCGGATTCAGCGGCAACAGATGTTCATGCGGGCCTTTCAGGAGCAAGCGTTGAACCCCCAGACTGTAACCCGCTTGCCCCAAATATTCAGCGCCATCAAGCAGTACGTAGATACCAACCTGACGGGCGAAGAACTGGTTGCCCTGGTGCGGTTTGCCCAGCAGACGCCGCGGGAAAAATTTCACATGATGCTGTTGCCGGGCCAGTTTGGGACACCAGGGCGCTTGTCCGGCTACTGGATTCCCGACCCCATCCGGATCCGGCAGATGGCGGTGCAACATTTTGGTTTGCCGGCAGATACGACCTGGCGCGGGGAACTCCAGCTTGCCCAGATGGAGGTGGTGTTGCAGGACAGCACGGGTGAGCAAGGAGCCGTTCCGGCGGTGACCGAGCATCTCCTGAAGGCCGGATTCCGGCGTTTGTACCGCGAGGTACCCTGGCACGAGACGTTAAACCAGACAGTGATTATTGCCCAGCAGGGGAATGTGCAGGCGGCGCAAGCGGTACGCGACGCCCTTGGATTTGGCGAAGTTCGGGTGGACAGCACCGGCGTGCTCAACTCCGATGTCACGGTGCGGATTGGACGGGATTGGCGGTTCCATTTGAGCAGGGCTACTTCCCTCTAACCCGGATTGTCAGTGGGTGGGGTCTGTTCCGCCTGTTGACGTGCAGCGCAACTCTGCAGGACTTTGGTGTCTTTGGTAACTTCCGCCGCCCGGCACAAGTCGGCATTGCCCTGATCCGGCTTCCCCATCCCGAAGTAGGCAATGGCCCGGTGGCGCAAGAGCACGGGGTTATCCGGCTTGCCCTCCAATGCCTTGGTCAAATCCCGCACGGCCTCCCGGTATTCCCCCAACTTCAGATAGGCAATGC
This genomic interval carries:
- a CDS encoding tetratricopeptide repeat protein, giving the protein MIAILLLSSSCAPNANKIYEEGVRALKQGRPQEAVTKLNEVIRLRPDYLEAYEQRGIAYLKLGEYREAVRDLTKALEGKPDNPVLLRHRAIAYFGMGKPDQGNADLCRAAEVTKDTKVLQSCAARQQAEQTPPTDNPG
- a CDS encoding LCP family protein; translated protein: MSVTPTPTRIAPARVRARHWPRWSLALFILLGVSSAAVGGGLAWFLHSTPLQQRWLSQEEAKTFFGEPIAGGFWGVPELRRPVNILFLGIKVLALDPQAGYQKRVNDFEGLTDTMMLWRFDPDRGTVTVLSLPRDTQVLIKNDPYSKLNEANAKGGPALAAETVSGLLGGVVIDRYVRVNPMAIEALVDAVGGITINVPKDMKYQDDSQHLYIHLKAGPQKLNGKQALHFLLYRQDGLGDIGRIQRQQMFMRAFQEQALNPQTVTRLPQIFSAIKQYVDTNLTGEELVALVRFAQQTPREKFHMMLLPGQFGTPGRLSGYWIPDPIRIRQMAVQHFGLPADTTWRGELQLAQMEVVLQDSTGEQGAVPAVTEHLLKAGFRRLYREVPWHETLNQTVIIAQQGNVQAAQAVRDALGFGEVRVDSTGVLNSDVTVRIGRDWRFHLSRATSL